GTACATGAGGCTTATGGGAGTTGATAAAGAATGAAGCAGAATAGATCGCTCTGGCTTGTTGGGAAGATTGCGTTCTGGATACTTGTCATATTCATCTTCTTCTACATGCTCTTCCCCTTCTACTGGGCAGTGAATTCATCTCTGAAGTCCGAGGCTCAGCTTCAGATGACTCCGGCAACTCTTTTACCCGTTGACAGGGATGGGAAGTTCTCTCCAACGATTCAGAATTATGTCGCAATTTTCAACGATGGAACCTTTGTCAGAGCATTATGGAACAGTACTATTGTTGCGGGCCTTACTACAGTCCTGGCACTGGGGGTAGGATCTTTTGCAGCTTATGCAATGGGCAAGCTAAGGTTCAAAGGAAAGAGGCTTACTTTGTATCTAATTCTGTCTCTCACCATGTTTCCTCAGATTACGGTACTTTCTGGATTGTATGCTGTGATTACAACACTCAACCTAGGAGCCAGATTGAGCCTGATTCTCTCATATATGATATTCACGTTGCCCTTCACAACGTGGGTCCTTACCGCGTTCTTCAAAGAGCTACCGACGGAGATTATGCAGTCAGCATGGGTTGATGGTGCTACACCTTTCCAGACTTTCTACATGATATTGCTGCCTTTGACTGCGCCTGCACTTGTCACGGCCGGTTTGCTTGCTTTCATAGCAGCATGGAATGAGTATATTTTT
This Mesotoga infera DNA region includes the following protein-coding sequences:
- a CDS encoding carbohydrate ABC transporter permease, which gives rise to MKQNRSLWLVGKIAFWILVIFIFFYMLFPFYWAVNSSLKSEAQLQMTPATLLPVDRDGKFSPTIQNYVAIFNDGTFVRALWNSTIVAGLTTVLALGVGSFAAYAMGKLRFKGKRLTLYLILSLTMFPQITVLSGLYAVITTLNLGARLSLILSYMIFTLPFTTWVLTAFFKELPTEIMQSAWVDGATPFQTFYMILLPLTAPALVTAGLLAFIAAWNEYIFALTFTTIAPEARTIPVAISLFTGSVSRQVPFGEIMAGAVIVTVPVVALVFIFQRRIVQGLTAGAVKG